A window of the Nitrospirota bacterium genome harbors these coding sequences:
- a CDS encoding AAA family ATPase, with protein sequence MIYNSFFGFSEEPFGVTPDPKFFYMSRKHEEAIAHISFGINENRGFVMLTGEIGSGKTTVIRYFLENLDKKTHTSLILNPMVEPLDLLKLITHDFGIRYSGNTYKDLMDSLNNFLIKCFEKDEKTILIIDEAQEMSMECLEFIRLLSNLETDTHKLLQVILVGQPELKELISSERLRQLDQRVAVRYHLEPLDEADVSGYIKHRLKVAGSLTVAFPKKGITSIYRASHGIPRLINLCSDRSLMQAYAEGRQEITTKAIKTALKELSIEEKPSPLLLKPAFVGPILFLIAVLIALLIVSKETGIKSPVPIVNTAHIANTSEVKEEKTSDISIVNDIFMTSNSLLVEETSILNLLTIWGEKNLKTEKIMDDIKNRGYLQYEFKDPAKIMNFNLPVIILLKDKSVVLKLLVGKNALIIDPTEGKKILTFSEIKDKITTIKLFYKSKYTGEKADIETRIMRSIDANSPRLVL encoded by the coding sequence ATGATATATAACAGTTTCTTTGGATTCAGCGAGGAGCCTTTTGGAGTAACACCGGACCCGAAGTTCTTCTATATGAGCAGAAAGCACGAGGAGGCAATCGCACATATTAGCTTTGGGATAAACGAAAACAGGGGATTTGTAATGCTAACAGGCGAGATAGGCTCCGGGAAAACAACTGTCATAAGATATTTTCTTGAGAACCTCGACAAAAAAACTCATACATCCTTAATACTTAACCCAATGGTCGAGCCACTTGACCTTCTGAAGCTCATTACACATGATTTTGGAATCCGCTATTCGGGCAATACATACAAAGACCTCATGGACAGTCTAAATAATTTTCTTATCAAGTGTTTTGAAAAAGACGAAAAAACAATACTTATAATCGACGAGGCTCAGGAGATGTCCATGGAATGTCTTGAGTTCATAAGACTCCTTTCTAACCTTGAAACAGACACTCATAAGCTCCTTCAGGTAATTCTCGTAGGACAGCCTGAGCTTAAAGAGCTAATATCCAGCGAGAGGCTAAGACAGCTTGACCAGAGGGTTGCCGTAAGATACCACCTCGAGCCCCTTGACGAGGCAGATGTATCGGGTTATATAAAGCACAGGCTCAAGGTAGCAGGCAGTTTGACAGTGGCATTCCCCAAAAAAGGTATAACCTCTATCTACAGGGCAAGCCATGGCATCCCACGACTCATAAACCTATGTTCAGACAGGTCACTTATGCAGGCTTATGCAGAAGGCAGGCAAGAGATAACTACTAAAGCCATAAAGACTGCCTTGAAAGAATTAAGCATTGAAGAAAAACCATCACCCCTCCTTCTTAAGCCTGCATTTGTAGGTCCAATATTGTTTTTAATAGCAGTGTTGATTGCACTCTTAATAGTATCAAAAGAAACCGGCATTAAGTCTCCAGTCCCAATTGTAAACACTGCCCATATAGCAAACACCTCTGAAGTAAAGGAGGAAAAGACCTCAGACATCTCGATAGTTAACGACATATTCATGACAAGCAATAGCCTTCTCGTAGAGGAGACAAGCATCCTTAACCTTTTAACTATATGGGGCGAGAAGAATTTAAAGACAGAGAAAATCATGGATGATATAAAAAACAGAGGCTATCTCCAGTATGAATTTAAAGACCCTGCTAAGATAATGAACTTCAACCTGCCTGTCATAATATTATTAAAGGATAAGTCCGTTGTGCTTAAACTTCTTGTCGGAAAAAATGCCCTTATCATAGACCCAACCGAGGGCAAAAAAATCCTTACATTTAGTGAGATTAAAGACAAGATAACCACTATTAAACTTTTCTACAAAAGCAAGTATACTGGGGAGAAGGCTGATATCGAGACACGGATTATGCGCTCTATAGATGCCAACTCACCAAGACTGGTTTTATAA
- a CDS encoding class II fructose-bisphosphate aldolase gives MDLKGIISIKDGRLTLQSETRLKDAIDRLIYDAVFTEDVDKRNGQFILIKEACKEAGVVPSSIQGLYEEMGKGYPGFTVPAINIRGLTYDTARAIFRQAIRMNVGALIFEIARSEIGYTKQRPLEYSTVVMAAALREGYKSPVFIQGDHFQLVRKNYMSDPQAETGYVKGLIKEAIEAEFYNIDIDSSTLVNLEKETIKEQQRPNFEATSDLAGYIREIEPSGITISTGGEIGEIGGKNSTPDELRAYLDGFKEVFKGTKGLSKLSVQTGTAHGGVVLPDGTLAKVKIDFETLRILSDLARKDYGLSGCVQHGASTLPEEAFDMFPKTTTSEVHLATGFQNIMYDSPALPSEFRNEVYDFIKKEYAKEKKEGQTEEQFIYSTRKKGFGTLKKMWWDLPESVKAPIMKELEDKFGLLFEKLKVGNTKDIVNRTVKAVKIKKEIPHILDISKY, from the coding sequence ATGGATTTAAAAGGAATAATCTCAATTAAAGACGGAAGGCTTACATTACAGAGCGAGACAAGACTCAAGGATGCAATAGATAGGCTTATATACGATGCAGTTTTTACAGAGGATGTAGATAAGAGAAATGGGCAATTTATCCTGATTAAAGAGGCATGCAAAGAGGCAGGTGTAGTTCCTTCCTCCATACAAGGGCTTTATGAGGAGATGGGAAAAGGCTATCCGGGCTTCACAGTTCCTGCTATAAACATAAGGGGGCTTACATACGATACCGCAAGGGCAATATTCAGGCAGGCAATAAGAATGAATGTAGGTGCACTCATATTCGAGATAGCCCGCTCCGAGATTGGCTATACAAAGCAAAGACCACTTGAGTATTCAACTGTTGTAATGGCAGCTGCACTAAGGGAGGGATATAAAAGTCCTGTATTCATACAGGGTGACCATTTCCAGCTCGTAAGGAAAAACTATATGTCAGACCCGCAGGCTGAGACAGGCTATGTGAAGGGACTCATAAAAGAGGCAATAGAGGCAGAGTTCTATAACATAGACATTGACTCATCTACACTCGTTAATCTTGAAAAAGAAACGATAAAGGAACAGCAAAGACCGAACTTTGAGGCAACATCTGACCTCGCAGGCTATATAAGGGAGATTGAGCCATCAGGGATTACCATCTCCACAGGCGGAGAAATCGGAGAAATCGGAGGCAAAAACAGCACACCCGATGAGCTGAGGGCATACCTTGATGGCTTCAAAGAGGTATTCAAAGGAACTAAAGGACTTAGTAAGCTCAGTGTTCAAACGGGAACTGCACACGGCGGAGTCGTCCTTCCTGACGGAACTCTTGCAAAGGTAAAAATAGATTTCGAGACATTGAGAATACTTTCTGACTTAGCAAGAAAAGACTATGGGCTTTCAGGCTGTGTCCAGCATGGAGCCTCGACACTGCCAGAGGAGGCATTCGATATGTTCCCTAAGACAACTACATCGGAGGTTCATCTGGCAACTGGGTTTCAGAATATCATGTATGACTCCCCTGCCCTACCCTCTGAGTTTAGAAACGAGGTTTATGACTTTATAAAGAAAGAATATGCAAAGGAAAAGAAAGAAGGTCAGACAGAAGAGCAGTTCATCTATAGCACTCGTAAAAAAGGCTTTGGAACTCTTAAGAAGATGTGGTGGGATTTGCCAGAAAGTGTAAAAGCACCCATAATGAAAGAGCTTGAAGATAAGTTCGGATTGCTTTTTGAGAAACTGAAAGTGGGAAATACAAAGGATATAGTAAATAGGACTGTAAAGGCTGTAAAAATTAAGAAGGAGATACCTCACATTCTTGACATAAGCAAATATTGA
- a CDS encoding type II toxin-antitoxin system VapC family toxin → MEKNRIILDTSAYSAYLRGSLEIKLSIQQADEIFLNPVILGELLAGFMMGKSEKKNRAILEEFLSSPRVKVVAIDEETSERYAVIINHLRKKGTPIPTNDLWISASAMQHGLKVVTTDNHYLKAPQIITEYYQMD, encoded by the coding sequence ATGGAAAAAAACAGGATAATCCTGGATACATCAGCCTATTCTGCCTACTTGAGAGGAAGCTTGGAGATTAAATTATCAATTCAGCAGGCAGACGAGATATTTTTAAATCCTGTAATACTCGGTGAACTGCTGGCTGGTTTTATGATGGGTAAAAGTGAAAAGAAAAACAGGGCTATACTTGAAGAGTTTCTTTCTTCACCAAGGGTTAAGGTTGTGGCTATTGATGAAGAGACATCAGAAAGGTATGCTGTGATAATTAATCATCTCAGGAAGAAAGGCACGCCGATACCTACAAATGATTTATGGATTTCTGCCTCTGCCATGCAACATGGTTTGAAGGTTGTAACTACTGACAACCACTACCTGAAGGCGCCCCAGATAATAACTGAATATTATCAGATGGACTGA
- a CDS encoding nucleotidyltransferase domain-containing protein, whose amino-acid sequence MRDKTHLICDKITIEMWGFQRRKSKMIRMHMFRNIKDSEIFTRLADFFEKKPEVLLVFLFGSAASMKMAEGSDIDIGILFESQPDVYEINELESELNSIFKRDIDIAVLNSASPILKMQVLKNGVLVFAKGKKIYNQFYVDAVNQYDDLKQTRKVCEGNILKGRIYAR is encoded by the coding sequence TTGAGAGATAAAACTCATTTGATTTGTGATAAAATAACCATAGAAATGTGGGGTTTCCAGAGAAGGAAATCCAAGATGATAAGGATGCATATGTTTAGGAATATAAAGGATTCAGAAATATTTACGAGGTTGGCAGATTTCTTTGAAAAGAAGCCTGAAGTTTTGCTTGTTTTCCTCTTTGGCTCCGCGGCAAGCATGAAAATGGCAGAAGGAAGCGACATAGATATCGGGATTCTTTTTGAATCCCAGCCTGATGTTTATGAGATTAATGAACTGGAAAGTGAATTGAATTCAATATTTAAAAGAGACATTGATATTGCTGTCTTAAATTCTGCTTCGCCTATTTTAAAGATGCAGGTCTTGAAAAATGGTGTCTTGGTTTTTGCAAAAGGTAAAAAGATTTATAACCAATTTTATGTGGATGCAGTCAATCAATACGATGATTTAAAACAGACGAGGAAGGTATGCGAAGGTAATATTCTGAAAGGAAGAATATATGCCCGATAA
- a CDS encoding DUF86 domain-containing protein has protein sequence MPDKDVALAKAASIQRCLRRIKEVTGLNPDSLDEMNKQDILVLNLQRAVQSAIDLAAHIIASEGLGIPDTIKDNFVKLEQAGIISKDLSKKMQSMVGFRNIAIHDYQEINVEILKTILVKHLKDLEDFYAVILVHFNFAKQ, from the coding sequence ATGCCCGATAAGGATGTTGCCCTTGCAAAAGCCGCTTCTATTCAAAGGTGTCTTAGACGAATCAAGGAAGTAACAGGGTTGAACCCAGACTCCCTTGATGAAATGAATAAACAGGACATCCTTGTATTAAACCTCCAAAGGGCTGTGCAATCTGCCATTGACCTTGCAGCTCATATTATTGCCTCGGAAGGATTAGGTATTCCGGATACCATCAAGGATAATTTTGTAAAGCTGGAACAAGCAGGAATCATCAGTAAAGATTTATCTAAAAAGATGCAGTCAATGGTCGGCTTCAGAAATATTGCAATCCATGACTATCAGGAGATAAATGTTGAGATTCTGAAAACCATTCTTGTCAAACATCTCAAAGACCTCGAAGACTTTTATGCAGTTATCCTTGTGCATTTTAATTTTGCGAAGCAGTAG
- a CDS encoding tetratricopeptide repeat protein: MKRLGDSKALISLISGIFILLILLSGCTTIDYALIAKSYTEEKGQHDEAIKNAKQGIALNPRYAPNWYWLGVAYFRKSNYDEAIRAFNRVVELRPAGDQFQSSYNFLGWAYYQKGNYDEAIRDLNKAIELKPTDSDSLRIRGWAKHHKGSFNEAVSDFNKALENIEPKDKDLLKDALRGKAFSYLGLGDKETALNLIKQAKSASDYDNNYDLSLIYYVTGDKEKAWEYRGGKGMVGVQIKDYSKGMIKGAEAVGIVEGSPAEKAGMLVGDIILKLNDADITGMMDFLNKAKTLIPGTIAKIKVLREGIEKDLSLPVASAEALMEKNPLIAPIIAKKKGKPETIAKLPQEVSPVIKSDVDELPSIKAKPNKNAYAIVIGIEEYRQKLPKADFAAHDAKTVSEYLTNVMGYSGENVVTLLNDHATMSDFVKYFEKWLPNRVEKGATIFVYYSGHGAPDPKAGEAYLVPYDGDPTFIVETGYPLKRLYESLGRLEAEVVIVALDSCFSGGGGRSVLAKGTRPLVITMDNSMVLSQKIAVLSASGGAEISSTYDEKGHGLFTYFMLRGLKGEADVNRNGSIEIGELFGYLKPEVERIARRLYNNEQTPQLIISDEKQDMILIGGQ; the protein is encoded by the coding sequence ATGAAAAGACTTGGTGATTCAAAGGCTTTAATTTCTTTAATCAGTGGAATCTTTATCCTGCTCATTTTGCTTTCAGGATGCACAACAATAGATTATGCCCTTATTGCAAAATCTTACACCGAGGAAAAAGGTCAGCATGATGAGGCAATCAAAAACGCCAAGCAGGGTATAGCCCTCAATCCACGATATGCCCCTAATTGGTACTGGCTGGGTGTAGCATATTTTCGTAAGAGCAATTACGATGAGGCAATCCGAGCCTTTAATAGAGTGGTTGAACTCAGACCAGCCGGAGATCAGTTTCAATCCAGCTATAATTTTTTAGGCTGGGCTTACTATCAGAAAGGTAATTATGATGAAGCAATAAGAGATTTAAACAAGGCAATAGAGTTAAAGCCTACGGATAGTGACTCACTCCGCATTAGAGGCTGGGCTAAACATCACAAGGGTAGTTTTAACGAAGCAGTCAGTGATTTTAATAAGGCACTGGAAAATATTGAGCCAAAAGATAAAGATTTATTAAAGGATGCCCTGAGGGGCAAGGCATTTTCATATCTTGGGCTTGGAGATAAAGAGACCGCGCTCAATTTAATTAAACAGGCAAAATCGGCATCAGACTACGACAATAATTATGACCTTTCTCTTATATACTATGTTACAGGAGACAAAGAAAAGGCATGGGAGTATAGAGGTGGAAAGGGGATGGTTGGAGTACAGATAAAAGACTACAGCAAAGGCATGATAAAAGGTGCGGAAGCAGTAGGAATTGTAGAGGGTAGTCCAGCAGAGAAGGCAGGTATGTTGGTTGGAGATATAATCCTTAAATTGAATGATGCAGATATAACAGGAATGATGGATTTTTTAAACAAAGCAAAGACATTAATCCCGGGGACAATAGCAAAAATAAAAGTATTGAGGGAGGGCATAGAAAAGGATTTGTCCCTTCCTGTTGCCTCAGCAGAGGCTTTGATGGAAAAGAATCCACTTATAGCTCCCATTATTGCAAAGAAAAAAGGCAAACCCGAAACAATAGCCAAACTGCCTCAGGAAGTTTCTCCAGTCATTAAATCCGATGTTGACGAACTTCCTTCCATAAAGGCAAAGCCAAATAAAAACGCATACGCTATTGTCATCGGCATAGAGGAATACCGTCAGAAATTGCCAAAGGCTGATTTTGCAGCTCATGATGCAAAGACCGTATCAGAATACCTCACAAATGTAATGGGCTACTCAGGAGAGAATGTAGTTACTCTTTTAAATGACCATGCGACAATGAGTGATTTTGTAAAGTATTTTGAAAAATGGCTTCCAAACAGGGTTGAAAAGGGTGCAACTATTTTTGTCTATTATTCAGGTCATGGAGCACCTGACCCTAAGGCAGGAGAAGCATATCTCGTGCCCTATGATGGAGACCCGACTTTCATAGTAGAGACTGGTTATCCTCTTAAGAGGCTCTATGAGTCTTTAGGAAGGCTTGAGGCAGAAGTGGTCATAGTTGCCCTTGATTCGTGTTTTTCAGGTGGTGGCGGAAGGTCTGTGCTTGCAAAAGGGACAAGACCCCTTGTAATTACAATGGATAATTCTATGGTCTTAAGCCAAAAGATAGCTGTGCTTTCAGCATCAGGAGGAGCTGAGATAAGCTCAACTTACGATGAGAAAGGTCATGGACTTTTCACATACTTTATGCTTAGGGGACTTAAGGGCGAGGCTGATGTAAACAGAAACGGTTCAATTGAGATTGGTGAGCTATTTGGCTATCTCAAGCCTGAAGTGGAGCGCATAGCAAGAAGACTCTATAACAACGAGCAGACCCCACAGCTTATTATTTCGGATGAAAAGCAAGATATGATATTGATTGGAGGACAGTAA
- a CDS encoding 6-phosphofructokinase, with amino-acid sequence MKEILAIVVGGGPAPGINGVISAATIEAINEGKQVIGIMGGFKSLFKGDKRSAIPLSIEDVTRIHVQGGSILKTSRDYPEKVKEGFKTMMSTLKALKVRYLVTVGGDGTLFMARWIEREAKGSIAVIHVPKTIDNDLPLPGGMPTFGYETARHWGVEIVENIMEDARTTGRWYFITTMGRYTGHLALGIGKAAGVTISLIPEEFKGDKLSFRAVADILEGSLIKRLSLGKNYGVAILAEGISSKFDMEELSQYEQLEKDETGRVRLSEIQLGRLIKNIVRESLKKRGIDITIVDKNIGYELRAANPIPFDAEYTRNLGFGAVRFLLLGGTGSMIVFYEGRLKPVPFVEMVEPSTGKTRLRYMDTSSETYMVARKYMIRLEKEDFSEDKIKRLATVGQMTEEEFRKRFSYLTEQIQYP; translated from the coding sequence ATGAAGGAAATTCTTGCAATAGTTGTTGGTGGAGGACCTGCACCCGGGATTAACGGGGTCATAAGTGCGGCTACGATTGAGGCTATTAACGAAGGAAAACAGGTCATTGGTATCATGGGCGGATTTAAAAGCCTCTTTAAAGGAGATAAAAGGTCTGCTATTCCGCTAAGCATAGAGGATGTTACGAGGATTCATGTTCAGGGTGGCTCTATACTTAAGACATCGAGAGATTATCCTGAAAAGGTAAAAGAAGGCTTTAAAACCATGATGTCCACACTCAAGGCACTCAAGGTTAGATACCTTGTGACAGTTGGTGGAGACGGAACCCTCTTTATGGCAAGATGGATTGAGCGGGAGGCAAAAGGCTCGATTGCAGTCATCCATGTGCCAAAGACAATAGATAACGACCTGCCACTTCCAGGCGGAATGCCCACCTTTGGCTACGAGACTGCAAGACACTGGGGTGTGGAGATTGTCGAAAACATCATGGAGGATGCAAGGACAACAGGCAGATGGTATTTCATCACAACAATGGGCAGATACACAGGTCATCTTGCCTTAGGCATTGGAAAAGCCGCAGGCGTAACCATATCCCTTATACCAGAGGAATTCAAAGGAGACAAGCTCTCCTTCAGAGCAGTAGCTGACATCTTAGAGGGCTCCCTAATAAAAAGGCTTTCGCTTGGAAAAAACTATGGGGTAGCCATTCTCGCAGAAGGAATATCGAGTAAGTTTGACATGGAAGAGCTTTCGCAATACGAACAGCTCGAAAAAGACGAGACAGGCAGGGTAAGACTCTCTGAGATACAATTAGGCAGACTGATTAAAAACATCGTAAGGGAGAGCTTAAAGAAAAGAGGCATCGATATAACCATTGTGGATAAAAACATTGGCTATGAATTAAGAGCCGCAAACCCCATCCCTTTCGATGCAGAATACACAAGAAACTTAGGATTCGGAGCAGTGAGGTTTCTTCTTCTTGGAGGCACAGGCTCAATGATAGTTTTCTATGAAGGAAGGCTCAAGCCAGTGCCTTTTGTTGAGATGGTAGAGCCCTCTACTGGTAAAACAAGGCTCAGGTATATGGATACCTCATCAGAGACATATATGGTTGCAAGAAAATATATGATAAGGCTCGAAAAAGAAGATTTCTCAGAGGATAAAATTAAAAGGCTTGCCACCGTAGGACAGATGACAGAGGAGGAATTCAGAAAGAGATTTTCCTATCTCACCGAACAAATACAATACCCATAA
- a CDS encoding 4Fe-4S binding protein: MQKSNRSYLRKLRYTFQWGVFCLVVYAGYKLYLFIEHFTSGTALIQRPPLVDGFLPIGALMSLKLWIIEGVFDSIHPASLVIFLSALIVSLLLRKSFCGWLCPVGTLSEAVFKAGKRLFGKNYKLSSYIDYPLRSVKYILLGFFLYVAGKMSSTAIEGFLNTFYWKVADIKMLKFFTEMSALTFTVLLGLLVLSLFLKNFWCRYLCPYGALLGILSLLSPLKITRNDEACTHCHLCTKNCPSHLPIEEKQRLKSPECTGCLTCVSVCPSKGALDISLHRKPVNPLIYTALIVVVFFGIISIGKLTGRWHSSLTYEEYKAVIPVISELMHP, encoded by the coding sequence ATGCAAAAGAGTAACCGTTCTTATCTAAGAAAGCTTCGATATACCTTTCAATGGGGAGTTTTCTGCCTCGTAGTCTATGCAGGCTACAAATTATACCTTTTTATAGAGCATTTCACCTCAGGCACAGCCTTAATTCAAAGACCGCCTCTTGTCGATGGGTTTCTTCCAATAGGTGCACTGATGAGCCTTAAGCTCTGGATAATAGAAGGGGTCTTTGACAGCATCCATCCAGCTTCGCTCGTAATCTTCCTTTCAGCCCTCATCGTGTCTCTGCTTTTGAGGAAAAGCTTCTGTGGCTGGCTCTGCCCTGTTGGCACACTTTCAGAAGCAGTCTTTAAGGCAGGCAAAAGGTTATTCGGAAAGAATTATAAACTATCCTCATATATCGATTACCCTTTGAGGTCGGTTAAATATATCCTTCTTGGGTTTTTCCTCTATGTGGCGGGAAAGATGTCCTCAACTGCCATAGAGGGGTTTTTGAACACTTTTTACTGGAAGGTGGCTGATATAAAAATGCTTAAGTTTTTCACTGAGATGTCTGCCCTAACATTTACAGTCCTTCTCGGTTTATTAGTTTTATCGCTTTTTTTAAAGAACTTCTGGTGCAGGTATCTCTGCCCCTATGGAGCATTGCTTGGGATATTGAGTCTTTTAAGCCCTTTAAAGATAACGAGGAATGATGAGGCATGCACACATTGTCATCTCTGCACAAAGAACTGCCCGTCTCATCTTCCTATCGAAGAAAAACAAAGGCTAAAATCTCCTGAATGCACAGGGTGCCTTACATGCGTAAGTGTTTGTCCCTCAAAAGGCGCACTGGATATCTCACTTCATAGAAAACCTGTTAACCCTTTGATTTACACGGCATTAATCGTAGTGGTGTTTTTCGGCATCATATCCATTGGCAAACTTACAGGCAGATGGCATTCATCTTTAACATATGAGGAATACAAAGCAGTCATACCCGTGATTTCGGAGCTTATGCATCCTTAA
- a CDS encoding DNA helicase UvrD, whose protein sequence is MRFIADLHMHSRYSRATSKDMTPEGISRWAQIKGIKVIGTGDFTHPLWLKELKEKLEPVSDGLFRLKKQYIPSDVPSSSLSDVFFMLSAEISSIYSKGGRLRKVHSIILAPSLVVVDEINKRLSRIGNLSADGRPILGLDAKRLLEIVLKVSENAMLIPAHAWTPHFSVFGAFSGFDSLDECFDELTPNVYAIETGLSSDPPMNWRLSFLDRITLISNSDAHSPQKIGREANIFDTEISYTSMLDAIRTKKGFGGTIEFFPEEGKYHWDGHRLCGVSMPPEETIRNNYLCPVCGKRLTIGVMHRVEVLADREEQHLQIPFYSLIPLVEIISEALNTGTGSKAVEKEYFKLIGTLGNELNILMDTTIEDISKCSERLSQAIEKMRKGDVSITPGFDGEYGKVKIFEHKHAGRKEKTQKEEGRLF, encoded by the coding sequence ATGAGATTTATAGCAGACCTTCATATGCATTCAAGATACTCCCGTGCAACGAGCAAGGACATGACCCCTGAGGGCATTTCGAGATGGGCGCAGATTAAGGGCATAAAAGTAATAGGCACAGGGGATTTTACCCATCCCCTCTGGCTAAAGGAGCTAAAGGAAAAATTAGAACCGGTATCAGATGGGCTTTTCAGGCTTAAGAAACAATATATCCCCTCTGATGTCCCATCATCCTCATTGAGCGATGTGTTTTTCATGCTTTCTGCCGAGATAAGCTCTATATACAGCAAGGGAGGAAGGCTTAGAAAGGTACACTCCATAATCCTTGCCCCTTCTCTTGTCGTAGTAGATGAGATAAACAAAAGGCTTTCACGGATTGGGAATCTTTCGGCAGATGGAAGACCTATCTTGGGTCTCGATGCAAAGAGGCTCCTCGAGATAGTTCTTAAGGTCTCGGAAAACGCCATGCTCATACCTGCACATGCATGGACCCCGCATTTCTCTGTATTCGGTGCATTCTCAGGCTTTGATTCCCTCGATGAATGTTTTGATGAGCTTACACCTAATGTATATGCCATAGAGACAGGGCTTTCCTCTGACCCTCCGATGAACTGGAGGCTTTCCTTCCTTGACAGAATTACACTCATCTCAAATTCAGATGCCCATTCACCACAAAAAATAGGCAGGGAGGCTAATATATTCGATACGGAAATCTCATACACCTCCATGCTCGATGCCATAAGGACAAAAAAGGGCTTCGGTGGCACTATAGAGTTTTTTCCAGAAGAAGGCAAATACCACTGGGATGGCCACAGGCTCTGTGGTGTAAGCATGCCCCCAGAGGAGACGATAAGGAATAATTATCTCTGTCCTGTCTGCGGAAAAAGGCTGACCATAGGCGTTATGCATAGGGTAGAAGTGCTTGCAGATAGAGAGGAACAGCACCTCCAAATCCCATTTTATTCGCTTATTCCCCTTGTTGAGATAATATCAGAGGCATTAAATACAGGCACCGGTAGCAAGGCAGTTGAGAAGGAGTATTTCAAGTTAATCGGCACACTCGGAAATGAATTGAATATTCTTATGGATACTACTATTGAAGACATATCTAAATGCTCGGAAAGGCTCTCTCAGGCAATTGAAAAGATGCGAAAGGGTGATGTCTCAATCACACCGGGATTTGATGGCGAATACGGGAAGGTAAAGATATTTGAACACAAGCATGCTGGCAGAAAGGAGAAAACTCAAAAAGAGGAGGGCAGGCTTTTTTAA